The region GCTAACCAGTAAAACGGTATTAATACTAAGTTATATTTTTACTGCACTGGTATTTTTGATTTGAGTAGAGTTAGCCTAAAATCTCCATTTGGTGGAATGACGCAATGGCTTTATCAACGGTTCACAGCATTTTTCATGATTGCCTACTTAGCAATCATTGTATTTTATTTTTTATTTAATATATTTACCTTCGAGTCTTGGGTGGCTTTTATGTCGCCTTTATGGATGAGATGTACAACCTCAATTTTTTTTATATTTATGATTATTCATGCATGGATAGGGATTCAACATGTTATTGATGATTATATTAAATTAAGTTTTTTGAAGGCTTTAATAAATATAATTTTTTTACTTTTGACGCTCGCACAAA is a window of Methylophilales bacterium DNA encoding:
- the sdhD gene encoding succinate dehydrogenase, hydrophobic membrane anchor protein, which gives rise to MSRVSLKSPFGGMTQWLYQRFTAFFMIAYLAIIVFYFLFNIFTFESWVAFMSPLWMRCTTSIFFIFMIIHAWIGIQHVIDDYIKLSFLKALINIIFLLLTLAQIIYLPYFLMVIFNG